In the genome of Candidatus Lernaella stagnicola, one region contains:
- a CDS encoding radical SAM protein codes for MARIFLINPGMDVAAGFGEYQKLMEPMPSIGMAYLAGTARAAGHEVRVLDNFICNFAPEKVVKLVRDWQTDVAGLSMLTPTAQSTAALGRAIREGTDARVVLGNLHASLFSEDLLQNDAGDAVVHGEGEESFPLLIAAWLDGGDLNEVPGISYRNGKGVTQTSPGEIVEDLDALPWPAWDLFPWREYTFLPFVTVAKPCLSILGTRGCPFHCKFCALGYQGNQVRKRAPESIAAEVDWLVRVYGIRHVGFVDPIFPLSKEHGIATARAIADRRIPGDWWWTTETRVDVIDEEICREMKAARCKRILFGVESGVDSLLKNVGKNFTTDDARAAVRAARAAGLEISAFFMLALPGETAAMTRQTIEFARELDIDFAKFGVTIPLPGSELYDELVGGGKIAEDDWRHYSTFNPEPDTLPYVPEGMTGAELQRLHRWATWRFYMRPKMIWKHLFQIRSIGLRQLWNGANILLKQFFRGRL; via the coding sequence TTGGCGCGTATTTTTCTAATCAATCCAGGCATGGATGTCGCCGCCGGTTTCGGCGAGTACCAAAAGCTCATGGAACCGATGCCGAGCATCGGCATGGCCTATCTAGCGGGCACCGCCCGCGCCGCGGGCCACGAAGTGCGGGTGCTCGATAATTTCATCTGCAACTTCGCGCCCGAGAAAGTCGTCAAGCTGGTCCGGGACTGGCAGACCGACGTCGCCGGCTTGTCCATGCTCACACCCACGGCCCAATCGACCGCCGCGCTCGGACGCGCCATCCGTGAAGGCACCGACGCCCGCGTGGTGCTCGGCAACCTGCACGCTTCGCTCTTTTCCGAAGACCTCCTGCAAAACGACGCCGGCGACGCCGTCGTGCATGGCGAGGGCGAAGAGAGTTTCCCCTTGTTGATCGCGGCTTGGCTGGACGGCGGCGACTTGAACGAGGTGCCGGGCATCAGCTACCGCAACGGCAAGGGCGTCACGCAAACCTCGCCGGGAGAAATCGTCGAAGATCTCGATGCCCTGCCGTGGCCCGCGTGGGACCTGTTCCCCTGGCGTGAGTACACGTTTTTGCCCTTCGTCACGGTGGCCAAGCCCTGCCTGTCGATTCTGGGTACGCGCGGCTGTCCCTTTCACTGCAAGTTTTGCGCGCTGGGCTACCAGGGCAATCAGGTTCGCAAACGCGCCCCGGAAAGCATCGCGGCGGAAGTCGATTGGCTGGTGCGTGTGTACGGCATTCGGCACGTCGGCTTCGTCGATCCGATTTTTCCGCTGAGCAAAGAGCACGGCATCGCCACCGCCCGGGCCATCGCCGACCGCCGCATCCCCGGCGATTGGTGGTGGACCACCGAAACGCGCGTGGACGTGATCGACGAGGAAATCTGCCGCGAGATGAAGGCCGCGCGCTGCAAGCGGATTCTCTTCGGCGTGGAAAGCGGCGTCGATTCGCTGCTGAAAAACGTGGGGAAAAACTTCACTACCGACGATGCCCGCGCCGCCGTTCGAGCAGCCCGCGCCGCCGGCCTGGAGATTTCCGCCTTCTTCATGCTCGCCTTGCCCGGCGAGACGGCGGCCATGACGCGCCAAACGATTGAATTTGCCCGCGAGCTTGATATCGACTTCGCCAAGTTCGGCGTCACGATCCCCCTGCCCGGCTCCGAACTCTACGACGAGTTGGTCGGCGGCGGGAAAATCGCCGAAGACGATTGGCGTCACTATTCCACCTTCAACCCGGAGCCCGACACCTTGCCCTACGTTCCCGAAGGCATGACGGGCGCCGAACTGCAACGACTGCACCGCTGGGCGACCTGGCGCTTTTACATGCGGCCGAAGATGATTTGGAAGCACCTGTTCCAAATTCGCTCGATCGGGCTGCGGCAGTTGTGGAACGGCGCGAACATTTTGTTGAAGCAGTTCTTCAGAGGCCGGCTCTAA
- a CDS encoding cytochrome c yields MKQRVQWWLVWGLALCLAVVVQTAFAKKKCETNYDNFGKAFMEQWCSACHTSAKKGPLARQGAPKGYDFDQVEVIKKDKGEILEWVIDKSKMPPGLTKPTDEEKAKLKTWLDCEY; encoded by the coding sequence ATGAAACAACGCGTGCAATGGTGGCTGGTATGGGGGCTGGCGCTTTGCCTGGCCGTGGTCGTGCAGACCGCGTTTGCCAAGAAGAAGTGCGAAACCAATTACGACAACTTCGGCAAAGCGTTTATGGAACAGTGGTGCAGTGCCTGTCACACGTCGGCCAAAAAAGGCCCGTTGGCGCGGCAAGGCGCGCCCAAAGGGTACGACTTCGATCAGGTCGAGGTGATCAAGAAGGATAAAGGCGAGATCCTGGAATGGGTCATCGATAAAAGTAAAATGCCGCCGGGACTGACGAAACCGACCGACGAGGAGAAGGCGAAACTCAAGACCTGGCTCGATTGCGAATACTAG
- a CDS encoding MBL fold metallo-hydrolase, translated as MRIDTVESGFFKTNTYLVTDDLSGEALLVDPAGNWRRIEELIRAGGSRVVAIVNTHAHYDHASRNVEAKRLTGAPLMIHEAEAERLSSFSWPSLFFRGRPRLSPPADRLLREGDEVEVGGLRFEVLHTPGHSPGGICLRYKKTIFTGDALFAGAIGRTDLKGGDYDTLITAIKDKLFVLSDDIFLYPGHGPRTTIEVERKHNIFVKLRPEQIDEILFGPPRKKRPAADEAEAPQ; from the coding sequence TTGCGAATCGACACGGTGGAAAGCGGGTTTTTCAAGACCAACACCTATTTGGTGACCGACGACTTGTCCGGCGAGGCGTTGCTGGTGGATCCGGCGGGCAATTGGCGACGCATCGAGGAACTCATTCGCGCCGGCGGTTCTCGCGTGGTGGCGATCGTCAACACGCACGCCCACTACGACCACGCCAGTCGCAACGTCGAAGCCAAGCGCCTGACCGGTGCGCCGCTGATGATTCACGAGGCCGAAGCCGAGCGGCTGTCGTCCTTTTCGTGGCCGTCGTTGTTTTTTCGGGGCCGGCCCCGCCTCAGCCCGCCGGCGGACCGCCTGCTGCGCGAAGGCGACGAGGTGGAAGTCGGCGGTTTGCGTTTCGAGGTGTTGCACACGCCGGGGCATTCGCCGGGCGGCATTTGTTTGCGTTACAAGAAAACGATTTTTACCGGCGACGCGCTCTTCGCCGGGGCCATCGGCCGTACCGACTTGAAGGGCGGCGATTACGACACGCTGATTACGGCGATCAAGGACAAGCTGTTCGTGCTGTCCGACGACATCTTTTTGTATCCCGGGCACGGCCCGCGCACCACGATCGAAGTCGAGCGGAAACACAACATTTTCGTGAAACTACGGCCGGAACAAATCGACGAAATCCTCTTCGGGCCTCCGCGCAAGAAGCGGCCCGCGGCGGACGAAGCCGAAGCGCCGCAATGA
- a CDS encoding gamma carbonic anhydrase family protein, whose translation MSEYDGPLLLPFGEKTPHIHPTAFVAPNATITGEVSVGEDSSIWFGAVVRGDEHEVIIGRRTNIQDMCMCHETSWIGPLVVGDEVTVGHRAILHGCTIGDRCLIGMGAIILDGATIGELSVVAAGAVVREGMEVPPRSLVVGVPARVVREVDPELLGRITHAAGHYVEVARQYKKATAL comes from the coding sequence ATGAGCGAATACGACGGACCGCTCCTGTTGCCGTTCGGCGAAAAAACACCGCACATTCACCCCACGGCGTTCGTGGCGCCCAACGCTACGATCACCGGCGAGGTAAGCGTCGGCGAAGATTCCAGCATCTGGTTCGGCGCCGTCGTACGCGGCGACGAGCACGAGGTGATCATCGGCAGGCGAACGAACATCCAGGACATGTGCATGTGCCACGAGACAAGTTGGATCGGCCCGCTGGTGGTCGGCGACGAGGTTACCGTCGGTCACCGCGCCATCCTGCATGGCTGCACGATCGGCGACCGCTGCTTGATCGGCATGGGCGCGATTATCCTGGACGGGGCGACGATCGGCGAGTTGTCGGTGGTGGCGGCCGGGGCCGTGGTGCGGGAGGGAATGGAAGTTCCGCCGCGCTCCCTGGTCGTTGGCGTTCCGGCGCGTGTCGTTCGGGAAGTGGACCCGGAACTGCTCGGGCGCATCACGCACGCAGCCGGGCACTACGTCGAAGTGGCGCGGCAGTACAAAAAAGCCACCGCGCTCTGA
- a CDS encoding radical SAM protein yields the protein MRVLIVRPPKYLWPYMNEQDNFLLPQALVCLGAELRRRGHDVVLLDAMPLKMGWKSLERTIRDLKPQIVAAGDSETLYQHETGRVFQTAKHVDPSIFTVAGGTHFSHLPQYSFGKYPIDAIVRGEGEDTFGELVDTLEGGGDIEKVLGLALPNDDGTPRFTGHRPLIANLDDLALPAYDLMPMDKYGTARYLFSPGGVTMHHSRGCIDGCAYCACWLQMARRSGDLPNEILQPHYRQRSVEPVLDEMELLRYKYNKSCVVFVDDTFNVNPKWMDTFAEEKMRRGLDSAWFGFMRADFLHRDLESGLFGKLIRSGLTHICVGMERADDQELADMQKHNMHVERNTATVKALRRRFPELFLQTTFIVGTRNDSEASLNHLLDYVEDLDPDYPAFHPMTPVPGTKTWEDAKQNGWLEITDFARYDWMTPVMGTDHMSRDDLEWKIWEMNKKYMNPFRVMRGLFCRHTYRRRMYIWWLKVSINVGIDFILDRILPSRSTSRKAQLSEYVGMIKPVWYDH from the coding sequence ATGCGCGTTCTGATCGTCCGCCCGCCGAAATACCTGTGGCCCTACATGAACGAGCAGGACAACTTCCTGCTGCCTCAAGCCCTGGTGTGCCTTGGGGCCGAATTGCGGCGCCGCGGCCACGACGTCGTGCTGCTGGACGCCATGCCACTCAAGATGGGCTGGAAAAGCCTCGAGCGCACCATCCGCGACCTCAAGCCGCAGATCGTCGCCGCCGGGGACAGTGAAACGCTCTACCAGCACGAAACCGGCCGCGTCTTTCAAACCGCCAAGCATGTGGATCCGAGTATTTTCACCGTGGCGGGCGGCACGCACTTTTCCCATTTGCCGCAGTACTCATTCGGGAAATACCCCATCGACGCCATCGTGCGCGGCGAAGGCGAAGACACCTTCGGCGAACTGGTCGACACCCTGGAAGGCGGCGGCGACATCGAAAAGGTGTTGGGGTTGGCGCTGCCCAACGACGACGGCACGCCGCGTTTCACGGGGCATCGGCCGCTGATCGCAAACCTCGACGACCTGGCCCTGCCCGCCTACGACCTGATGCCCATGGATAAGTACGGCACGGCCCGTTACCTCTTTTCCCCCGGCGGCGTCACGATGCACCACAGCCGCGGCTGCATCGACGGCTGCGCGTACTGCGCGTGCTGGCTGCAAATGGCCCGGCGCTCGGGCGACCTGCCCAATGAAATCCTGCAGCCGCACTACCGGCAGCGCTCGGTGGAACCGGTCTTGGACGAAATGGAACTGCTGCGCTACAAGTACAACAAGTCCTGCGTCGTGTTTGTCGACGATACCTTCAACGTCAACCCGAAATGGATGGACACCTTCGCCGAGGAAAAGATGCGGCGCGGGCTCGACTCGGCGTGGTTCGGTTTCATGCGCGCCGATTTTCTGCACCGCGATTTGGAATCCGGCCTCTTCGGCAAGCTGATTCGCAGCGGCCTGACGCATATCTGCGTGGGCATGGAGCGGGCCGACGACCAAGAACTCGCCGACATGCAAAAGCACAACATGCACGTGGAACGCAACACGGCCACCGTCAAGGCGCTGCGACGCCGTTTCCCGGAATTGTTCCTGCAGACGACATTCATCGTCGGCACCCGCAACGATAGCGAGGCGAGCCTCAACCACCTGTTGGACTACGTCGAGGACCTCGACCCCGACTACCCGGCCTTCCACCCGATGACTCCGGTGCCGGGCACCAAAACCTGGGAAGACGCCAAGCAAAACGGCTGGCTGGAAATCACCGATTTCGCGCGCTACGACTGGATGACACCCGTCATGGGTACTGATCACATGAGCCGCGACGACCTCGAATGGAAAATCTGGGAGATGAACAAAAAGTACATGAATCCGTTCCGGGTGATGCGCGGCCTCTTCTGCCGCCACACCTACCGGCGGCGCATGTACATCTGGTGGCTCAAGGTGAGCATCAATGTCGGCATCGACTTCATTTTGGACCGCATCCTGCCTTCGCGGTCAACCAGCCGCAAAGCGCAGCTCTCCGAATATGTCGGCATGATCAAGCCGGTTTGGTACGACCACTAA
- a CDS encoding right-handed parallel beta-helix repeat-containing protein: MKKLSLCMLIPVLALAVFILFAPAAAEKTPEAEQPNEMTQYLDDLRERIAAANEGDTILVKEGVYVWPKTDEPMLVKGKKNLTIRGEGDVYIFCTNLYVAPLYITDSDNITVENMNFGHMVRNLPCQGPVVYSQDSTNVTIRNCVLHGSGFWAWHALECKNLLLENTAACRCSHSQFRFVKSENVTIRRCFLAKNDDLAFRGSFKDPRGEVVFVWDTKDVVFEENLFFANVNKWILLKDAKSPEFRGNTFAENSFRVPAIFLKDRLNLLARLPEKGADTTVAELLSARKIWPNSDVRKAAKRYLAFMKVFEKTQRELDLPAEEKP; this comes from the coding sequence ATGAAAAAACTATCGCTGTGTATGTTGATACCGGTACTCGCACTTGCCGTATTCATCCTTTTCGCGCCGGCCGCGGCCGAAAAAACGCCGGAAGCCGAACAGCCAAACGAGATGACGCAGTACCTCGACGATCTGCGCGAGCGCATTGCGGCGGCGAACGAAGGCGACACCATCCTTGTCAAAGAGGGGGTGTACGTGTGGCCGAAGACGGACGAGCCGATGCTCGTGAAAGGGAAGAAGAATCTGACGATTCGCGGCGAAGGCGACGTGTACATCTTCTGCACGAATTTGTACGTCGCGCCGCTCTATATCACAGACAGCGACAACATCACCGTGGAGAACATGAATTTCGGGCACATGGTGCGTAACCTTCCCTGCCAGGGACCGGTTGTCTATTCGCAAGACAGCACCAACGTGACGATACGCAACTGCGTTCTGCACGGCTCCGGTTTTTGGGCGTGGCACGCGCTGGAGTGCAAGAATTTGTTGCTGGAGAACACGGCGGCGTGCCGCTGCAGCCACTCCCAATTCCGTTTCGTCAAATCCGAAAACGTCACGATCCGCCGTTGTTTTTTAGCAAAGAATGACGACCTGGCTTTTCGCGGTTCTTTCAAAGACCCCCGCGGCGAGGTCGTGTTCGTCTGGGACACGAAAGACGTCGTGTTCGAGGAGAACCTGTTTTTCGCCAACGTCAACAAGTGGATACTCCTGAAAGACGCGAAATCGCCGGAATTCCGGGGCAACACCTTCGCCGAAAACAGCTTCCGCGTGCCGGCGATCTTCCTCAAGGACCGCCTCAACCTGCTGGCGCGCCTACCGGAAAAGGGCGCTGACACAACCGTAGCCGAACTGCTGTCCGCGCGGAAAATTTGGCCGAACAGTGACGTGCGTAAAGCGGCGAAGCGCTACCTGGCGTTTATGAAAGTGTTCGAAAAAACGCAACGCGAACTGGATTTGCCTGCCGAGGAAAAGCCCTAA
- a CDS encoding class I SAM-dependent methyltransferase: MNPTELTAQGNIGRLYGSDHDCRRALAGDFGLHNVLGYEKAFAADSVAMDYLRPESSFYFLKQLATEIYMDIFAPHLDPLPATATVLDAGCGIGRFTLPLAERFAEVTAFDACRSAVLCAKRHIEESSRNNVDLQWADASRPADLPPASFDVLWAMEWICYTADPARTLGLLARVARPNARLFLSVEALPGALFGAPLPEPEAVSAALAGQPVLIPEDRYVRYFHRDWLTELVTEAGFVVIEAFDAHYFGEGPLWQALDDARLSDAEYRRDVRAAERACRGDDRMRNLARTTGVVARKA, from the coding sequence TTGAATCCTACAGAACTGACGGCCCAAGGGAACATCGGCCGGTTGTACGGCAGTGATCATGATTGCCGCCGCGCTCTGGCGGGCGATTTTGGTTTGCATAACGTCCTCGGCTATGAAAAGGCCTTCGCCGCCGATTCGGTCGCGATGGATTATCTGCGCCCCGAGTCGTCCTTTTACTTCTTGAAACAACTGGCCACCGAGATCTACATGGACATCTTCGCACCCCACCTGGACCCTTTGCCCGCCACGGCGACGGTACTGGATGCCGGGTGCGGCATCGGACGATTCACCCTGCCGTTGGCCGAACGTTTCGCCGAAGTCACAGCCTTTGACGCGTGCCGCTCCGCCGTGCTTTGCGCGAAGCGTCACATCGAAGAAAGCAGTCGCAATAACGTCGACTTACAGTGGGCCGACGCCTCCCGGCCGGCCGATTTACCGCCTGCGTCCTTTGACGTACTATGGGCGATGGAATGGATCTGCTACACGGCTGATCCAGCCCGCACGTTGGGTTTGCTGGCGCGAGTGGCCCGGCCCAATGCGCGGCTTTTTCTTTCCGTCGAAGCGCTGCCCGGCGCCCTTTTCGGCGCGCCGCTACCGGAGCCGGAGGCGGTTTCGGCGGCCTTGGCGGGTCAGCCCGTCTTGATCCCGGAAGACCGCTACGTGCGCTACTTCCATCGCGACTGGTTGACTGAACTGGTCACCGAGGCGGGCTTCGTCGTCATCGAGGCGTTCGACGCGCACTACTTCGGGGAAGGACCGTTGTGGCAGGCGTTGGACGATGCGCGCTTGAGCGACGCGGAGTACCGCCGCGACGTGCGAGCGGCCGAGCGCGCTTGTCGGGGTGATGACCGCATGCGAAACCTGGCGCGAACCACCGGCGTGGTGGCAAGGAAGGCATAA
- a CDS encoding S41 family peptidase, whose protein sequence is MTVRNTRRFTIIGLVVLLASVWLAGGCHSDPQQTLILDVFDLVDRFYVFKVDRREMAGDALAGLLDRLKYEVRAEVRTKEIHDYLLARENGEDPTPPVRKEEDESPTPIPTPFDDIQIETSPVKITMNVGAAAFERELTSDKRDVAQVLLDGVEFIRQHIDTKKEPADLLQTALDAMLNKLDPHSGFLNLTDYSQLKQDTEGAFGGVGIEIGMSDGILTVIAPIEGTPAHLAGLLAKDRIVAIDGVESYGQTLNWAVKRIRGKVGEPVVLSVRRAGKKTPLDISVVRGKIKAVATKTRLLPGGIGHIRVIQFSARTQRDLLEAIRDFESQPEKVRCLILDFRNNPGGLLEQSVAVADLFLNSGLIVNTIGRGFMEDREHFAGRQGTRTNIPLVAMVNSGSASASEIVVGALKDHGRALVVGYQTFGKGSVQSIFELPNRTGLRLTTAMHYTPSGASIQAHGITPHVRFELPETETAFFSESKLAGHLKNITGDKAPDPDVSVAVDRLWYAYEKKGRVKRDAEPFSDESDLQLAFVRDLLDSPDLSVAALTERARELTANLPPAPKVD, encoded by the coding sequence ATGACCGTCCGAAACACCCGCCGCTTCACCATCATTGGACTCGTCGTTCTTCTGGCAAGCGTCTGGCTGGCCGGCGGTTGTCACTCCGATCCCCAGCAGACTCTGATCCTCGACGTTTTCGACTTGGTCGACCGTTTTTACGTTTTCAAAGTCGACCGGCGGGAAATGGCCGGCGACGCCCTGGCCGGCTTGCTCGACCGCCTGAAATACGAAGTTCGCGCCGAAGTGCGAACCAAGGAAATCCACGACTACCTGCTGGCGCGGGAAAACGGCGAGGACCCCACGCCGCCGGTCCGGAAAGAAGAAGACGAATCGCCCACGCCGATTCCGACTCCGTTTGACGACATCCAAATTGAAACCTCCCCCGTGAAAATCACGATGAACGTCGGCGCGGCGGCGTTTGAGCGCGAGTTGACTTCCGACAAGCGGGACGTCGCGCAGGTCCTGCTCGACGGCGTCGAATTTATACGCCAACACATCGACACCAAAAAAGAACCGGCCGATTTGCTGCAAACCGCGCTGGACGCCATGCTCAACAAGCTCGACCCGCATTCGGGCTTCCTAAACCTGACCGACTACAGCCAACTCAAGCAGGACACCGAAGGCGCTTTCGGCGGTGTGGGAATCGAAATCGGCATGAGCGACGGCATCCTGACCGTCATCGCGCCGATCGAGGGCACCCCCGCACACCTCGCCGGTCTGCTGGCCAAGGATCGCATCGTCGCCATCGATGGGGTTGAATCGTATGGGCAGACACTGAATTGGGCGGTCAAGCGTATTCGCGGAAAGGTCGGCGAGCCGGTAGTGTTGAGCGTGCGGCGCGCCGGCAAAAAAACCCCGTTGGATATCTCCGTAGTGCGCGGCAAGATCAAGGCCGTGGCCACCAAAACCCGCCTCCTGCCCGGCGGCATCGGGCACATTCGCGTCATCCAGTTCAGCGCCCGCACCCAGCGCGACCTGTTGGAAGCTATCCGTGATTTCGAATCACAACCTGAGAAAGTGCGCTGCCTGATCCTGGACTTCCGCAACAATCCGGGCGGCTTGTTGGAGCAATCGGTAGCCGTGGCCGACCTCTTCTTGAATTCGGGATTGATCGTCAACACGATCGGCCGCGGCTTCATGGAAGACCGCGAGCATTTTGCCGGCCGGCAAGGCACGCGAACCAATATCCCGCTGGTGGCCATGGTGAATTCGGGTAGCGCCAGCGCCTCGGAAATCGTCGTCGGTGCGCTCAAGGATCACGGCCGCGCCCTGGTCGTGGGCTACCAAACCTTCGGCAAGGGTTCGGTGCAATCGATTTTCGAATTGCCCAACCGCACGGGTTTGCGGCTGACGACGGCCATGCACTACACGCCGTCGGGCGCGTCGATTCAGGCGCACGGGATCACGCCGCACGTCCGCTTCGAATTGCCCGAAACCGAGACGGCCTTTTTCTCCGAGTCGAAATTGGCCGGCCACTTGAAAAACATCACCGGCGACAAAGCGCCCGATCCGGACGTTTCGGTGGCGGTGGATCGCTTGTGGTACGCCTATGAAAAGAAGGGGCGGGTCAAGCGCGATGCCGAGCCCTTCAGCGACGAAAGCGATTTGCAATTGGCCTTTGTGCGGGATTTGCTGGACTCGCCGGATCTCTCCGTGGCGGCGCTCACCGAGCGTGCTCGTGAACTGACCGCCAACCTGCCGCCTGCTCCGAAGGTGGATTAA
- a CDS encoding gliding-motility protein MglA, which produces MTLINYESKKINFKIIYFGPSQSGKTSNLQCVSRRTPVEKQGGMILLADNADRTTYFDFLPLFLGRIRDFDTRLHLYALPGNVNFDTNRLLIMKGVDGVVFVADARRDRLDDNLESLASFRFALQDYGYDPETVPLVIQYNYADAKGALPVEQLAEVLNPEGHAQFAADAVKGAGVIETLKAISHQVLASLATRRAG; this is translated from the coding sequence ATGACGCTGATCAATTACGAATCCAAAAAGATCAACTTTAAGATCATCTACTTCGGCCCCTCCCAATCGGGAAAGACCAGCAACCTGCAATGCGTCAGCCGCCGCACGCCGGTGGAGAAGCAGGGCGGGATGATTTTGCTGGCCGACAACGCCGATCGCACGACCTACTTCGACTTCCTGCCGCTCTTTCTGGGGCGGATTCGCGATTTCGACACGCGGCTGCATCTATATGCGCTGCCGGGAAACGTCAATTTCGACACCAACCGGCTGCTGATCATGAAGGGTGTGGACGGCGTCGTGTTTGTCGCCGACGCCCGGCGCGACCGGCTGGACGACAACCTCGAAAGCTTGGCGTCTTTCCGCTTCGCCTTGCAGGATTACGGTTACGATCCCGAAACGGTGCCGCTGGTCATTCAGTACAACTATGCCGACGCCAAAGGCGCCTTGCCCGTCGAACAGTTGGCGGAGGTCCTCAACCCGGAGGGGCACGCTCAATTTGCAGCCGACGCGGTCAAAGGCGCGGGCGTAATCGAAACGCTCAAGGCGATTAGTCACCAGGTGTTGGCGTCGTTGGCCACGCGGCGGGCGGGCTGA
- a CDS encoding YbjN domain-containing protein: MGLFGSGSGTLIQQVEEFLKANDWKFTVMDDNSLIRMGFQGDNGSWTCLIRCKEKEGFVLIYSILPNNIPEPNRQAIAEYLTRANYGMRVGNFEMDFEDGEVRCKTGISINAAEITQEIIKDLLYINLVTTDKYLPGINKVVYGDANPAETIQQIES, translated from the coding sequence ATGGGATTGTTTGGAAGTGGCTCTGGAACACTGATTCAGCAAGTGGAAGAATTCTTGAAAGCAAATGACTGGAAGTTCACCGTCATGGATGACAATTCGCTTATCCGTATGGGCTTCCAAGGCGACAACGGGAGTTGGACTTGCTTGATTCGCTGTAAAGAGAAAGAAGGGTTCGTACTGATCTACTCGATTCTTCCCAACAATATTCCGGAACCAAATCGCCAGGCGATTGCGGAATATCTTACGCGTGCGAACTACGGCATGCGCGTCGGGAATTTCGAGATGGATTTCGAGGACGGCGAAGTGCGTTGCAAGACGGGCATCAGCATCAACGCAGCCGAAATCACGCAGGAGATTATCAAAGACCTGCTGTACATCAACTTGGTCACAACGGACAAATACCTGCCGGGTATCAATAAGGTCGTCTACGGCGACGCCAACCCGGCCGAGACCATTCAGCAAATCGAGTCATAG